A single Mangifera indica cultivar Alphonso chromosome 20, CATAS_Mindica_2.1, whole genome shotgun sequence DNA region contains:
- the LOC123203848 gene encoding squamosa promoter-binding-like protein 16 encodes MEPWSHVPVGKVPIANETISPSDSSARSKNILMGWELKSFGEFGIQELVGKGVPSNSTRDVLSRKESSGRLKSPFMPTSSSFVVEDESTSKLSSSVADSDCSRDSSVFDLKLGRFVDQRYAKAHNSKPYRGAPLLSSSESSMPPKRARVPGIIFHTAFCQVYGCNKDLSSSKDYHKRHKVCEVHSKTAKVIVNGLEQRFCQQCSRFHLLAEFDDGKRSCRKRLADHNERRRKPHVSIHSGRTGKLLQSYNAFADSRFQGSTLTTSSFICQEILPRGIFHHEKYETNDWCKRIKHEDATHYNPLSSMPITSASLSSKSLFPQNFEKGVPFSHGNGTNTTTERFFCLNSAQFPHDVEGPNLSCMPITRATTESIFCLNGTQYPHDLGGLTSYSGNLFQDTSLGIEDFNVFDSASTIQGLSEISESGCALSLLSTKCQHSSSHFSGIPFTHPCPRPLAMPAGSNSHFNMTQVSEKLTGFTSQASTRSGVSNKFSLSGISSVEGSNLGLILKFDNSEAVNFDTNDGIYQEPDCMNAKDRLSGEDGATIDLLQLSSQLQRVGHQRQSMQVKPGNDAFFCL; translated from the exons atggAGCCTTGGAGCCATGTTCCTGTGGGGAAAGTGCCAATAGCAAATGAAACAATTTCACCTTCTGATTCTTCTGCaagaagtaaaaatatattgatggGCTGGGAATTGAAAAGTTTTGGTGAATTTGGTATTCAAGAATTGGTAGGAAAAGGAGTACCTAGCAATTCAACTAGAGATGTTTTGAGTAGAAAAGAAAGTAGTGGGAGATTGAAGAGTCCATTTATGCCTACATCAAGCTCATTTGTTGTTGAAGATGAGTCCACTTCAAAGCTTTCAAGCTCTGTGGCGGACTCCGACTGTAGTAGGGACTCATCAGTTTTTGATCTGAAGCTTGGCAGGTTTGTTGATCAAAGATATGCTAAAGCTCATAACTCTAAGCCTTATAGAGGAGCCCCTCTCTTGTCTTCTTCAGAATCTTCTATGCCTCCAAAGAGAGCAAGAGTACCAGGAATTATTTTTCATACTGCCTTTTGCCAAGTTTATGGTTGTAATAAGGATCTCAGCTCCTCAAAGGACTACCACAAGAGGCATAAAGTTTGTGAGGTTCACTCAAAGACAGCTAAAGTTATTGTGAATGGCCTTGAGCAGAGATTTTGTCAACAATGTAGCAG GTTTCATTTGCTGGCTGAATTTGATGATGGTAAGCGCAGCTGTCGTAAACGCCTTGCTGACCACAATGAGCGTCGGAGAAAGCCTCACGTTAGCATTCACTCCGGCCGGACTGGGAAGCTACTTCAATCATATAATG CCTTTGCAGATAGCAGATTTCAGGGGTCTACACTAACAACATCATCCTTTATTTGCCAAGAAATACTTCCCAGAGGAATTTTTCatcatgaaaaatatgaaacaaaCGACTGGTGCAAGCGTATAAAACATGAAGATGCGACTCATTATAATCCTCTGTCATCCATGCCGATCACAAGCGCAAGTCTGTCATCTAAATCACTTTTCCCTCAGAATTTTGAGAAAGGGGTTCCCTTTTCTCATGGCAATGGAACTAATACAACAACAGAAAGATTTTTCTGTTTGAACAGTGCTCAATTTCCACATGATGTAGAAGGGCCAAATCTGTCATGCATGCCGATCACAAGGGCAACAACAGAAAGCATTTTCTGTTTGAATGGTACTCAATATCCACATGATCTAGGAGGGCTAACTTCTTACTCAGGTAATCTGTTCCAGGATACCTCATTAGGCATTGAAGATTTCAATGTTTTTGATTCAGCCTCAACCATACAAGGATTATCAGAAATTTCTGAATCCGGTTGTGCTCTCTCTCTTCTGTCAACGAAATGTCAACACTCCTCTAGCCATTTCTCAGGAATTCCCTTCACTCACCCTTGCCCTCGCCCTCTAGCCATGCCAGCGGGCAGCAATAGCCATTTCAATATGACTCAAGTCTCTGAAAAGCTCACAGGCTTCACCTCACAGGCATCAACAAGAAGTGGGGTCTCAAATAAGTTCTCTTTATCTGGAATTAGCTCTGTTGAAGGAAGTAACTTGGGTCTCATACTGAAATTTGATAATAGTGAAGCAGTCAACTTTGACACCAATGATGGGATCTACCAGGAGCCTGATTGCATGAACGCAAAGGATCGCCTTTCAGGTGAAGACGGGGCTACAATTGACTTGCTTCAGTTGTCATCACAGCTTCAAAGAGTAGGGCATCAAAGGCAATCCATGCAAGTAAAGCCTGGAAATGATGCTTTCTTCTGCCTTTAG